Proteins from one Neodiprion fabricii isolate iyNeoFabr1 chromosome 5, iyNeoFabr1.1, whole genome shotgun sequence genomic window:
- the LOC124182905 gene encoding zinc finger protein 611-like produces the protein MTNVYSNSMFNRGENFDYNLWLQNFIKVEDVFSSNGTSSNNDDKQLSIVSTMMVDSGAKNDAVRLETLIDDPLADRTIRATEAVSCDPILTSQDKSNLPYCQESMTVNEVVDSAISAEYHHGKHCIFCNTSCKACNFGQESVTFTEEKLAKTEDSIDKCSATIGDDNMYKCEICEKKFTRKSALERHVGSHAVKQGYRCDMCQKSFTRKDTLNIHIANHHGKPRHICDICQKSFSRKQRLLAHAIIHSRKQAHDCKFFSQKSFILENFMTSHTSMHPKRKIHECNICKKNFSRKDRLVSHIAFHTGKKPHECNICQKSYSRKDALNLHIASHTEKPMYGCDICHKYFMLKSRLTTHIAVHTGRKLHKCNICHKSFLRKDRLKSHIASHMGKKLHECNVCQKSFSRKDSLYVHMATHPQSRLHDCNLCRNSCDIKVS, from the exons ATGACTAATGTTTACTCAAATTCGATGTTTAACCGTGGTGAAAACTTTGATTACAATTTATGGTTACAAAACTTCATCAAAGTCGAGGATGTTTTTAGTTCTAATGGCACGTCATCGAATAACGATGACAAACAATTATCGATTGTTTCCACGATGATG GTTGATTCAGGGGCAAAAAATGATGCCGTTAGACTGGAGACTTTGATAGACGATCCGCTTGCTGATCGTACGATCAGAGCGACAGAAGCTGTCTCATGCGATCCGATATTAACGTCACAGGACAAATCAAATCTTCCGTACTGTCAAGAGTCGATGACAGTTAACGAAGTAGTAGACTCTGCGATAAGCGCCGAGTATCATCATGGCAAACATTGTATCTTTTGCAATACTTCGTGCAAAGCGTGTAACTTTGGGCAAGAGTCGGTCACTTTCACAGAAGAGAAGTTGGCTAAAACAGAAGACAGTATAGATAAATGTTCTGCCACCATTGGGGAtgataatatgtataaatgtgaaatttgtgaaaagaaatttactCGGAAAAGTGCACTGGAACGCCACGTCGGCAGTCATGCTGTGAAACAAGGATACAGGTGCGACATGTGTCAGAAGTCGTTTACCAGGAAAGATACGTTGAATATACACATAGCAAACCATCATGGGAAGCCTCGCCACATATGCGACATCTGTCAGAAGTCATTCTCTCGAAAGCAGCGTTTACTAGCCCATGCAATCATTCACAGCAGGAAACAGGCACACGACTGCAAGTTTTTCTCGCAGAAATCATTTATACTTGAGAACTTTATGACCTCGCACACGAGCATGCATCCGAAGAGGAAAATTCACGAGTGTAAtatttgcaagaaaaatttctccagAAAGGACAGACTTGTATCTCACATAGCTTTTCACACCGGTAAAAAGCCACACGAGTGTAATATTTGTCAGAAATCTTACTCTAGAAAGGATGCGCTAAACCTTCACATTGCAAGTCATACAGAGAAACCTATGTATGGCTGCGATATATGCCACAAATATTTTATGCTCAAATCTCGCCTCACTACTCATATCGCTGTTCACACTGGAAGGAAACTACACAAGTGCAATATTTGCCACAAATCGTTTTTGAGAAAAGATCGTTTGAAGTCTCACATCGCGAGTCATATGGGTAAAAAGTTACACGAATGCAATGTTTGTCAGAAGTCATTCTCGCGCAAAGACAGCTTGTACGTCCACATGGCTACCCATCCGCAAAGTAGATTACACGACTGTAATCTCTGTAGAAATTCATGCGACATTAAAGTatcgtga